The Salvia miltiorrhiza cultivar Shanhuang (shh) chromosome 1, IMPLAD_Smil_shh, whole genome shotgun sequence genome has a window encoding:
- the LOC130990046 gene encoding LOW QUALITY PROTEIN: mitogen-activated protein kinase kinase 5-like (The sequence of the model RefSeq protein was modified relative to this genomic sequence to represent the inferred CDS: inserted 2 bases in 1 codon), translated as MKPLQTPPSSDAAGKSARRRRSDLTLPLPHRDPSLAVPLPLPPPSXSPAAPSSAPQLQYSDLDRLSRIGSGAGGTVYKVLHRPSGGVYALKVIYGNHEDAVRNQMCREIQILRDVDHPNVVKCHNLFDHSGEIQVLLEFMDKGSLEGTHIPHEKALSDLAQQVLSGLAYLHRRKIVHRDIKPSNLLINSRRLVKIADFGVSRVLAQTMDPCNSSVGTIAYMSPERINTDLNHGQYDGYAGDIWSLGVSILEFYLGKFPFAVGRQGDWASLMCAICLAQPPEAPPSASREFRDFVSCCLQRDPAKRLSAAQLLKHPFIVQHASSPGGGVAHHQAAAHQLLPPPPRQHYSSA; from the exons ATGAAGCCCCTCCAAACCCCGCCCTCCTCCGACGCCGCCGGAAAATccgcccgccgccgccgctccgacCTTACCCTCCCTCTCCCCCACCGAGACCCCTCCCTCGCcgtccccctccccctcccccctccctc gtcccccgCCGCCCCCTCCTCCGCCCCCCAGCTCCAATACTCCGACCTCGACCGCCTCAGCCGCAtcggcagcggcgccggcggcaCCGTCTACAAGGTCCTCCACCGCCCCAGCGGCGGCGTGTACGCCCTCAAGGTCATCTACGGTAACCACGAGGACGCCGTCCGCAACCAGATGTGCCGCGAAATCCAGATCCTCCGCGACGTGGACCACCCCAACGTCGTGAAATGCCACAACCTCTTCGACCACAGCGGAGAGATTCAAGTCCTCCTCGAATTCATGGATAAAGGCTCCCTCGAAGGCACACATATCCCCCACGAAAAAGCCCTCTCCGATCTCGCTCAACAAGTCCTCTCCGGATTGGCCTACCTCCACCGCCGCAAAATCGTCCACCGCGACATCAAACCCTCGAATCTCCTAATTAACTCGCGCCGCCTCGTCAAAATCGCCGATTTCGGCGTCTCTCGCGTCCTCGCGCAGACGATGGACCCCTGCAATTCATCCGTCGGCACAATTGCCTACATGAGCCCGGAGCGGATCAACACCGATTTGAACCACGGCCAGTACGACGGCTACGCCGGCGACATCTGGAGCTTAGGCGTCAGCATTTTGGAATTCTATTTGGGGAAATTCCCCTTCGCCGTGGGCAGGCAGGGGGATTGGGCGAGCCTAATGTGCGCGATCTGTTTGGCGCAGCCGCCGGAGGCGCCGCCCTCCGCCAGCCGCGAATTTAGGGATTTCGTCTCCTGCTGCCTGCAAAGGGACCCGGCGAAGCGGCTCTCGGCGGCGCAGCTGCTCAAGCACCCCTTCATCGTTCAGCACGCCTCCTCGCCCGGGGGCGGCGTGGCACATCACCAGGCGGCGGCGCACCAGCTGCTGCCGCCGCCCCCGCGCCAGCATTACTCCTCGGCTTGA
- the LOC130990055 gene encoding vacuolar cation/proton exchanger 3-like yields the protein MGSVEEKIDLDSDEEIPFSVSQPTNKMHSLNFEPSRHILAHPQFSASWVIRKVNRVSILRSIYIVLIKARINVLLPFGPLAICLHYFTKLHGLVFFFSLIGIIPLAERLGYATEQLACYTGPTVGGLLNATFGNATEMIISIYALKNGMIRVVQQSLLGSILSNMLLVLGCAFFCGGLVHHQRVQLFNKATALVNSGLLLMAVMCILFPAVLQFTHTEVHKGKSEMALSRVTSCVMLIAYASYLFFQLKSQNNLYSSLDEVRDNDEPDDDEVPEINPWEAIGWLAMLTLWISLLSGYLVDAIQGASDSMNMPVAFISVILLPIVGNAAEHASAIMFAMKDKLDITIGVAIGSSTQISMFVIPFCVIVGWIMGKPMDLNFQLFETATLFITVLVVAFMLQEGQSNYFKGLMLILCYIIVAASFFVHIDPTKEDD from the exons ATGGGATCTGTTGAAGAAAAGATAGACCTTGATTCTGATGAGGAGATCCCCTTTAGTGTGTCGCAGCCTACGAATAAAATGCATTCGTTGAATTTTGAACCTTCGCGTCATATCTTGGCACACCCACAATTTTCAGCTTCTTGGGTGATAAGGAAGGTGAATCGAGTCAGCATCCTCAGAAGTATATACATTGTCTTGATCAAGGCGAGGATCAACGTGTTGCTTCCATTCGGGCCCTTAGCGATATGTTTACACTATTTCACCAAATTGCAT GGATTGGTCTTCTTCTTTAGCTTAATTGGCATTATTCCATTGGCAGAGCGCCTCGGTTATGCTACTGA GCAACTTGCATGTTATACTGGTCCCACTG TTGGGGGTCTTCTAAATGCTACATTTGGAAATGCTACTGAGATGATAATTTCAATTTATGCATTGAAAAACGGAATGATAAGGGTTGTTCAGCAATCGCTACTGGGTTCCATCTTGTCAAATATGCTCTTGGTTCTCGGTTGCGCCTTCTTCTGCGGTGGGCTCGTTCATCATCAAAGAGTGCAGCTTTTCAATAAG GCCACTGCGCTTGTGAATTCAGGGCTGTTGTTGATGGCGGTTATGTGCATATTGTTCCCGGCCGTTCTGCAATTTACTCATACAGAAGTGCACAAGGGCAAGTCAGAGATGGCTCTTTCGCGAGTCACTAGTTGTGTTATGCTGATTGCTTATGCGAGCTACCTTTTCTTTCAGCTCAAGAGTCAGAATAATCTGTATAGTTCTCTCGATGAG GTTAGGGATAATGATGAACCTGATGATGATGAAGTCCCTGAGATCAACCCATGGGAAGCAATCGGGTGGCTTGCTATGTTGACTCTATGGATATCCCTTCTATCTGGATATCTTGTCGATGCAATACAG GGAGCATCCGATTCAATGAACATGCCCGTTGCTTTTATTAGTGTCATTTTGCTTCCAATCGTTGGGAACGCTGCTGAACACGCTAGTGCTATCATGTTCGCGATGAAGGACAAGCTT GACATAACTATTGGAGTTGCGATCGGATCTTCTACTCAGATATCAATGTTTGTA ATTCCGTTTTGTGTGATTGTTGGTTGGATTATGGGAAAGCCTATGGATTTGAATTTTCAACTCTTTGAGACTGCCACACTATTTATCACGGTATTAGTGGTGGCGTTTATGCTTCAG GAAGGTCAATCAAACTATTTTAAGGGTTTGATGCTTATTTTATGTTATATCATCGTCGCAGCCAGTTTCTTTGTGCACATTGATCCAACAAAGG AGGATGATTGA